The sequence TGTTGTCTTCTTCATGATATGGTTGCATTGAACATGATTTCATGAAGGGACTGTACGTTTACTGCCATAATAGTTGTTTGCTAAATAACTGAATGAATGAAATTCATTTCTGTATAATAAGTATTTGAAGTTGACCTTACACCAGTCAGTGGCCTAAGGTCTTAACCTTGAGTGTTTCTCCTTCATATATGAAGAAACTAAATGTTGTTTTAGTATTTAAAAGTTGATGTGCTTCCGCGTAATACTTGTAGATAGTATCCTTGATCGGGATAGTTAAATGTTGTTGCTACTTATCTGCCCTGGAGTTGCTAAGCTCTTGGTTGGGATTGTTAACGAGAGCTGTTTGCCATAGCTGATAATTTTGTAATGGATTCGAACTTTTCCTGATGGTTTATGTAGGGGGAGTTATATATAGACACATGTCTATATATGTTGACCAGATAATATTGTTGGCGCTGCTTGGTCTTTGCAGGAATTCTTTATGTATCAAAATATTCTACTCTTACAGAATAGGAAAATTTGTAGAACGAGCTCTATTTTACGGGACCAGTGATTTGATTTTGTGCTGGTTTTGAATAGTAAAGGGTTAACAATATTTAAGTTCCAGACTATTGTTTGAATCACAAATATATTTACTTGCTATACTCTTATGTTTTCTCTGTATGCAAGATTGAGACTGTAGGCTTTGCTGATTTGTTTgtgcaaaatatataattttatagttGAACTCTGTATGAATAAAAGCCTATATAGCTTCAGTGAGCAATATTCATGGACTACAAGACTGATGATGCCACTTCTCTTGTTTTCTGCCATGTAGATCACCAATAAATGCTTGTCGCAAATCTTAGAGTTGAAAcaccttgaagatttggttctAGAGGGGTGTTTTGGAATCGATGATGACAGCCTTGCAGCTCTCAACCAAGGATGCAAATCTCTTGAGGTATTAATTTTGGGAATAGTTGTACTTTACTTGGATTAAGCATGATTAGACTCAAGGACTTTCACTATTTGTATAATATAGTACAAATGCATAGCGTTCCAGTGACAGCATATGTTCATAGGACATTGGAAGTTAGTGTTTTCTTTACACTTTATAAATCTTGAAGCAGAAGTTGTGCTTTGGCCTTAATCAGCTTCCTTTGTTTCAACAGACACTTGATATGTCAAGCTGTCAGAAAGTCAGTCACGTGGGTTTATCTTCTCTCACCACTGCTACTGCAAGTTTGAGGCAACTAATCTTGTCCTATGGTTCGCGCGTGAGTCTccaattccccccccccccccccagtTCCTagcttttttaatttttaactccTTTTACTACTGAATTTTCAGGTGGATCTTGCTCTTGCTGATAGTTTGCAAAAGCTTTCTATGTTGCAATCTATAAAACTTGATGGTTGCAAGGTCACGTGTTCCGGACTCAAAGCCATTGGGAACTGGTGTGTTTCACTGAGTGAACTAAGCTTAAGTAAGTGCTTAGGAGTGACAGATGAAGGACTTTCCCCCCTCGTTGCGAAACACAAAGACTTGAAAAAACTAGACATTACCTGCTGCCGCAAAATAACTAGTGCATCTGTTGCTCACATAACAAATTCTTGTACCTCCCTCGTTACCCTCAAGATGGAATCATGCACCTTGATTCCAGCTGAGGCTTTTGTTTTGATTGGGCAGCGATGCCAGTTTCTGGAGGAGCTTGATGTTACGGATAATGAAATTGATGATGAAGGTAACTATTTGCTTCATTTGGCTCAGTTATATATGTCCGGAATCAGCTTTAGAGGATTTTCAGTAATGCTGATTCAATTGATATGCATCTAGGTCTGAAATCCATCTCCACATGCTCTCGAGTCAAAAGCTTGAAGCTGGGGATCTGCCTGAATATAACCGACGAGGGGCTCATCCATATAGGCACGTCTTGCTCAAAGCTCAAAGAGCTAGACTTATACAGGTCAGCATTTATCTTATATGTGTACACATGATGTATTTCATTTTGATTCAAGCatacaaacaagaaacatactCGGTTGCTTCGAAGCTTTTCTTTCTTCCATTTATGTTCAATATCTTTTCTTTCCCAGATCGGATGGAATTGGTGATTCTAGTATCTCGGCCATTGCTAGTGGTTGTCCTGACCTAGAAATGATCAATATTGCATATTGTAAATCCATCACTGATCGTTCCTTGATGTCCTTGTCCAAATGCTCGAAGCTGAACACACTAGAAAGTCGGGGATGCCTTCTTATCACTTCAGTGGGTCTAGAAGCCATTGCAATGGGATGCAAGCAACTCTCCAAGTTGGACATAAAAAAGTGTCACAACATTGATGATGCTGGAATGATTTCTCTTGCTCGCTTCTCTCATAACCTCAAACAGGTGTTGTTCGACATTCCTTTAGTTTTTTCTCCCCTTTCATCGGATGATCATATCATTGTGTAAGAAAGTCCAGGAATAACCGCTTTGACTTATCAACATGCAGATAAACTTTTCGTACACATCGGTCAGTGATGTGGGGCTCGTCTCCCTTGCAAGTATTAGCTGCCTACAGAGCATGACTGTCCTCCACGTGAGGGGCTTGACTCCCAGAGGACTCGCGGCTGCTCTCTTAGCATGTGGTGGACTAACCAAAGTAAAGCTTCAGTCTTTGTTCAAATCTTCGTTGCCAGAGCTTCTTGTCAAACATCTAGAAGCCCGTGGCTGTGCTTTCCAGTGGAGAGATAAAGTATTTCAGGTAACCATGGTTTCCACTTGTGTCTTTGGGCTTGTGTAATGAGTTGAATATGCGACGGAAACTAAGCCGTCGTTCCTTGATTTGCAGGCGGAGTTAGATCCCAAGTGTTGGAAACTTCATTTAGACGAGATAGAGTAACGCAGTCCAGAAAACTGCAAATTAATGACAATTGTGCTACACTCTTGAAGCTCGTCATAAAGGTTCGTCCCGTCTCTCAATTCTACGGTAGGCGGTACGTGGTAGCATACTGTTTGCTTCTCAAGGTTggtaacaactaacaagtgttcATCTTGTTGAGTCAAACAGTTGTTCGTCTCTCTTTGCTTTGGAAGGGCCACCAATTTTGTTCAAACTACGTTTTCTTGTTGCGTCCATTTTTATCGATGCGTACATTTATAATGTCATTACGGCATGCTTGCAAAGTATAAAATGTAATGCGGAAAGCTGGCCCTATGCAGTACTTAGTGTACCATATTTATTGTCTCACTTTGTGActactttcaatttttttgatcttcttttatcctttttttttctctctccaatTTCAGTTttttatgctttagtttaagagtaatgctaaacagtcACATAGTGACCACCCATAATTCACTTagatagaaaaaatattaattttttaatttatttttttaaataaaaataagatttaggtATTCTTATTGTgagtttttttaaataaatttattgtatTCTTATTGTGAgtttttttagtaattttttgtatttttttttattaaaaataaaaaatgcaaaaaacaattacaaaaaaataactactaTACAATATAGATACTACAATAAAAcaactaaattctatttttattttaaaaaataaattaaattaattgaaattttctctattcaactaaattgtgggtggccacaatgtggctgcatagatttattgttagtttaatttgtgattattaactacaTTTATTTGATCTAATTAAGatacataattatatttttatcttttaatttagtttttattagttaataattcattatttagggttgATAAATCCAGAGTTTAAgttaaataatttcaaaattttgaaacataaGTTAAGtacaattataatattatcataaattttatttttacaacaaatattattaaaacaataaatataAGAGTGAGACATAGTGccacatataaaattatgagaaATTAGATTTGGGACTGGGAAAATATATCGAAACTTGGTATATCACCATACTGAAAAATACCATAAAATATCAAACTTAAGGTATAtcatatttttttgataatGTTATGATACTATACCGAATTTTTTTGATAAGGTAAATGTATAGATTTTTGGTATACCAATGTATACCATTACCACAATATATActgaaaaatcaataaataccgcAATAAAGAAATATACCAGAACAAGGTATGTATAGATTTACCGATATATACCGTATCAACGGTATTTATTGGTATACAAGTACAT comes from Salvia miltiorrhiza cultivar Shanhuang (shh) chromosome 3, IMPLAD_Smil_shh, whole genome shotgun sequence and encodes:
- the LOC131016431 gene encoding F-box/LRR-repeat protein 3-like, whose translation is MKKLKSIPDPSFSRFDLLSEEIVFTLLDFLDNPVDRKSFSLVCRSFYDIESRHRKLLKPLRSELLMKVLLRYPHVSNLDLSLCPRVTDATLNVVSSYCKGLLRSINLSRSKFFGHVGLSNLVLNCANLVEIDLSNATELKDLAAASIAEAKNLEKLWLVRCKSITDIGIGCIVVGCRKLKLLSLKWCLGVGDLGVGLIAVKCQDIRSLDLSFLPITNKCLSQILELKHLEDLVLEGCFGIDDDSLAALNQGCKSLETLDMSSCQKVSHVGLSSLTTATASLRQLILSYGSRVDLALADSLQKLSMLQSIKLDGCKVTCSGLKAIGNWCVSLSELSLSKCLGVTDEGLSPLVAKHKDLKKLDITCCRKITSASVAHITNSCTSLVTLKMESCTLIPAEAFVLIGQRCQFLEELDVTDNEIDDEGLKSISTCSRVKSLKLGICLNITDEGLIHIGTSCSKLKELDLYRSDGIGDSSISAIASGCPDLEMINIAYCKSITDRSLMSLSKCSKLNTLESRGCLLITSVGLEAIAMGCKQLSKLDIKKCHNIDDAGMISLARFSHNLKQINFSYTSVSDVGLVSLASISCLQSMTVLHVRGLTPRGLAAALLACGGLTKVKLQSLFKSSLPELLVKHLEARGCAFQWRDKVFQAELDPKCWKLHLDEIE